From one Agathobaculum sp. NTUH-O15-33 genomic stretch:
- a CDS encoding response regulator transcription factor produces the protein MYRVLLADDEEIIREGVSRAVPWQTLGFTLDAVAEDGVQALKLVEKQRPDLVITDIRMPNMDGLDLIRALREQAPACKILILTGHGEFAYARAALQLGVYDFLLKPVELAALCGVLTRLREELDAQYSRQSELEQLHQQVQEERILQQQRLLRRYLAGRAQAEELVASLPERWCGNRLFCGGVLVQMDDFDRLTGDMDEQTVFSFTQELENVLIAQSNEEMRIVENDNGRYFLLFISEQEEELRFHIRSYVRRLRAAVAHTAYTTITSSVVQGGIGCCRQAYEETRRCLDRVFLLGTGQDIQADEALRQNFSTPLPEGIDMQRLTRTLSDFKKETIHSGLAEIAESIRQTSHNSYLYTSMLVGFVYGEMIRLLTERQCPVQSVLADPMAAYSRLMACQSLDSMMSELMRILDTVCDFLEQNASVNQDAVERAKLYIQEHYSDSRLSLDMVASAVGISPTYLSALFKQNAGQSFVSFLTETRLKRAQYLLRVGDYRSYEVAYLCGYDNSTYFSTIFKRYVGVSPSEYRKVEANDP, from the coding sequence ATGTATCGAGTACTGCTGGCGGATGATGAAGAAATTATCAGAGAAGGCGTGAGTCGTGCCGTACCATGGCAAACGCTGGGCTTTACGCTGGACGCGGTTGCCGAGGATGGCGTGCAGGCGCTTAAGCTGGTCGAAAAGCAACGGCCCGATCTGGTCATAACCGATATACGCATGCCGAATATGGACGGACTTGACTTGATCCGAGCGCTGCGTGAACAAGCGCCTGCGTGTAAAATCTTGATACTGACCGGCCATGGAGAATTTGCATATGCGCGCGCGGCCCTGCAGCTCGGCGTGTATGATTTCCTGCTCAAGCCGGTCGAGCTTGCCGCGCTATGCGGTGTGCTGACCCGCCTGCGGGAGGAGCTGGACGCGCAATACAGCCGACAAAGCGAGCTGGAACAGCTGCACCAGCAGGTGCAGGAGGAGCGGATATTACAGCAGCAGCGCTTGCTGCGGCGGTATCTGGCCGGGCGCGCGCAGGCGGAAGAGCTGGTGGCGAGCCTACCGGAGCGCTGGTGTGGCAATAGGCTGTTTTGCGGCGGCGTTCTGGTGCAAATGGATGATTTTGACCGACTTACCGGTGATATGGACGAGCAAACGGTCTTTTCCTTCACGCAAGAGCTGGAAAACGTGCTGATCGCGCAGAGTAATGAGGAGATGCGCATTGTCGAAAACGACAACGGAAGGTATTTTTTGCTGTTTATCAGCGAGCAGGAAGAAGAATTGCGGTTCCACATCCGTTCCTATGTACGGCGGTTGCGCGCCGCGGTTGCGCATACCGCGTATACGACGATCACCTCGTCGGTTGTACAGGGCGGCATCGGTTGCTGCCGGCAGGCCTATGAGGAAACGCGCCGCTGTCTGGATCGCGTATTTCTGCTGGGCACGGGACAAGACATTCAGGCGGACGAGGCCTTGCGTCAGAATTTCTCGACTCCTTTGCCGGAAGGGATTGATATGCAGCGGCTGACGCGTACTCTTTCGGATTTTAAGAAAGAAACAATTCACAGCGGACTGGCCGAGATCGCCGAAAGCATCCGGCAGACCTCGCATAATTCCTATCTCTATACCAGCATGCTGGTCGGCTTTGTGTACGGCGAGATGATACGATTGCTGACAGAGCGGCAGTGCCCGGTACAGAGCGTGCTAGCTGATCCGATGGCGGCGTACAGCAGGCTGATGGCTTGCCAGTCACTGGACAGTATGATGAGCGAGCTGATGCGAATCCTTGATACGGTATGCGATTTTTTGGAACAAAACGCATCGGTCAATCAGGACGCGGTCGAGCGGGCCAAGCTGTATATTCAGGAGCATTATAGCGATTCGCGGTTGTCGCTTGATATGGTAGCGTCGGCCGTCGGTATTTCGCCAACCTATTTGAGCGCGCTATTCAAGCAAAACGCAGGGCAGTCGTTCGTCAGTTTTTTGACAGAAACGCGGCTCAAACGCGCGCAGTATCTGTTGCGCGTGGGAGATTATCGCTCTTATGAGGTCGCATACCTGTGCGGTTATGACAATTCCACATATTTCAGCACCATTTTCAAGCGCTATGTCGGCGTTTCTCCTTCGGA
- a CDS encoding cache domain-containing sensor histidine kinase, translated as MERLLKFFSHSLGRRLLLYFTLLMMIPLAAAGFVIYHESDTRMSGSALRLSSQIMSNIALDLDQMVEDMTHLSSLITADTTVQALLRGPAADDEARERQQTALGMQLKRLSAYYGSVSGAYLVLDSGVVAKSRYYSVRETLDLPDELYRQARNHAATQWVNCPDGSMIVDNMGSGVLSALSSLSDPQTGQPCGIIVIEVKLATIKRMMSVDLGENSNVFLLRRDGSVLTALEPDEGQQAIVTELAQEEVIGSKLEVRDRQSFFVLRSRLPASGWTVAGLVHKDFLREDSRHILQTVLWIGLFAFLINIIVSRLLRAYELRPIEAMMRYVKRVETGDFGASLAVVREDEVGALAVSMKNMTAHISRLLQTVQQEQERLRWAEYKALQAQINPHFLYNTLDSINWLIWAGENDRASEMVTALTGFFRIGLSRGDDLIPVENEVKHVESYLKIQKIRYSKLFDYTIYLDDAVRGCMVPKLLLQPIVENALYHGIKPAGHKCRMFVNVLEEEGILMLEVRDDGVGMTADQLRALQNALARCGEVRAESYGMCNVNDRIHILAGDQYGIAVVSEAGFGTSVRLRLPKDLGGENHVSSTAGG; from the coding sequence ATGGAACGGCTGCTTAAATTTTTCAGCCATTCGTTAGGTAGGCGGTTACTGCTGTACTTCACGCTTTTGATGATGATACCGCTGGCCGCTGCCGGTTTTGTCATCTATCATGAATCGGATACGCGCATGAGCGGCAGCGCGCTGCGTTTATCCTCGCAGATCATGAGCAATATCGCCCTTGATTTGGATCAAATGGTCGAGGATATGACCCATCTGTCCTCGCTGATTACAGCTGATACGACCGTGCAGGCGCTATTGCGTGGCCCGGCGGCGGATGATGAGGCGCGCGAGCGGCAGCAGACCGCCCTTGGTATGCAACTGAAACGCCTGAGCGCTTATTACGGCTCGGTGAGCGGCGCGTATCTGGTGTTGGACAGCGGTGTCGTGGCAAAATCGCGCTACTACTCAGTGCGTGAAACGCTGGACCTGCCCGATGAGCTGTACCGGCAGGCACGCAACCACGCGGCCACGCAATGGGTGAACTGCCCGGACGGTTCTATGATTGTGGACAATATGGGGAGCGGCGTGCTCAGCGCGCTATCCTCACTCAGCGACCCGCAGACCGGGCAGCCGTGCGGCATTATCGTGATCGAGGTAAAGCTCGCAACCATCAAACGGATGATGTCCGTTGATCTTGGTGAAAACAGCAATGTGTTTTTGCTCCGCCGCGACGGCAGCGTACTAACGGCGCTGGAACCAGACGAAGGACAGCAGGCCATCGTGACCGAGTTGGCGCAGGAAGAGGTGATTGGCAGCAAGCTAGAGGTGCGCGATCGACAGTCGTTTTTCGTGCTGCGCAGCCGTCTGCCTGCAAGCGGTTGGACGGTAGCCGGACTGGTGCATAAGGATTTTCTTCGCGAGGACAGCCGGCATATTTTGCAAACCGTGCTGTGGATCGGCCTGTTTGCGTTCCTAATCAATATCATTGTATCGCGCCTGCTGCGTGCTTATGAATTGCGCCCGATCGAAGCAATGATGCGGTATGTCAAGCGCGTGGAGACGGGGGACTTCGGGGCTTCGCTTGCGGTCGTGCGCGAGGACGAGGTCGGCGCGCTGGCCGTCAGCATGAAAAATATGACAGCCCATATCAGTCGGTTGTTGCAGACGGTACAACAGGAGCAGGAGCGTTTGCGCTGGGCCGAATACAAGGCGCTGCAAGCGCAGATTAATCCACATTTTCTGTATAATACACTCGACTCGATCAACTGGCTGATCTGGGCGGGGGAGAACGACCGTGCAAGTGAAATGGTCACGGCGCTCACCGGTTTTTTTCGCATAGGACTGAGTCGCGGCGACGATCTGATCCCGGTGGAGAACGAGGTAAAGCATGTAGAAAGCTACTTGAAGATTCAAAAGATCCGCTATAGCAAGCTTTTTGATTACACGATTTATTTGGACGACGCGGTGCGCGGGTGCATGGTGCCCAAACTGCTGTTGCAGCCGATCGTGGAAAACGCGCTTTACCACGGCATCAAACCGGCCGGACACAAATGCAGAATGTTCGTCAACGTGTTGGAGGAGGAAGGCATATTGATGCTGGAGGTGCGGGACGACGGCGTGGGAATGACGGCGGATCAACTGCGGGCGCTGCAAAACGCCTTGGCCAGATGCGGCGAGGTGCGTGCGGAAAGCTATGGCATGTGCAATGTGAACGACCGTATCCACATCCTCGCGGGCGATCAATATGGAATAGCGGTAGTAAGCGAAGCCGGATTTGGCACATCGGTCCGGCTGCGGCTGCCAAAAGATCTGGGAGGGGAAAACCATGTATCGAGTACTGCTGGCGGATGA
- a CDS encoding ABC transporter ATP-binding protein, with amino-acid sequence MLSVEGLEHKYGAIQSLRRVSLTVAENEVVALIGANGAGKTTLLRCISGILKPCGGTIEFCSQSIYGLPSHKVAARGIAQVLESRHVFPKLTVLENIQMGAFLRRDKQKVAEEMEGLFEIFPRLKERVWQTAGTLSGGEQQMLVMVRAMISNPKLLILDEPSLGLAPIFIDEIFEIIPRLQKMGTTILLVEQNASMALAVADRGYVMETGHITLTGTGESLLGNDQVRKMYLGET; translated from the coding sequence ATGCTGAGCGTTGAAGGGCTGGAACATAAATACGGGGCGATCCAATCGCTGCGGCGCGTCAGCCTAACAGTGGCGGAAAATGAGGTCGTTGCCCTGATCGGGGCCAACGGCGCAGGGAAAACGACGCTTTTGCGCTGCATCTCCGGTATCTTAAAGCCCTGCGGCGGCACGATCGAGTTTTGCAGCCAAAGCATATACGGACTCCCTTCGCACAAAGTGGCGGCGCGCGGCATTGCGCAAGTGCTCGAATCGCGCCACGTGTTTCCTAAGCTCACGGTATTGGAAAATATTCAAATGGGCGCGTTTTTACGGCGCGACAAGCAAAAGGTCGCCGAGGAGATGGAGGGACTATTTGAGATATTCCCACGCTTGAAGGAGCGCGTTTGGCAAACGGCGGGCACGCTGTCCGGGGGCGAACAGCAGATGCTGGTCATGGTCCGCGCCATGATATCAAACCCTAAGCTGCTGATTCTGGATGAACCCTCTCTGGGTCTGGCGCCCATCTTTATCGATGAAATATTTGAGATCATTCCTCGTCTGCAAAAAATGGGCACGACCATTTTGCTTGTGGAGCAGAACGCCAGCATGGCGCTGGCCGTGGCCGATCGCGGCTATGTGATGGAAACCGGACACATCACGCTAACCGGCACAGGTGAAAGCCTATTGGGCAACGATCAGGTGCGCAAAATGTATTTGGGAGAAACATAG
- a CDS encoding ABC transporter ATP-binding protein — protein sequence MELLKVENVTMQFGGLKAINALNMCVEKGEIHGLLGPNGSGKTTSFNVISGVYQPTEGNVFLEGRKINGNEKYKINELGIARTFQHISLFPTMNVLENVIVGQHCRTKAGLAAAILRTRTARNEERAMAERAYELLDFVGLTHRAGELACNLPYGEQRLLEIVRGLASRPKLMMLDEASAGMNAVEKDHLIAIIRAISAQGITILMIEHDMKLAMSLSDQITVLDHGAKIAEGLPGDIQKNQLVIEAYLGKGGAERAKHAER from the coding sequence ATGGAACTGCTGAAAGTAGAAAATGTGACCATGCAGTTTGGAGGGCTCAAAGCGATCAACGCGCTGAATATGTGCGTGGAAAAGGGCGAGATACATGGCCTGCTTGGCCCGAACGGCTCGGGCAAAACGACCAGCTTTAACGTGATCAGCGGCGTGTACCAGCCGACTGAGGGAAACGTTTTTCTGGAAGGCCGGAAAATAAACGGAAATGAAAAATATAAGATCAACGAACTTGGCATCGCGCGCACGTTTCAACACATCAGCCTATTTCCCACCATGAACGTGCTGGAAAACGTGATCGTCGGCCAGCATTGCCGTACGAAAGCGGGGCTGGCGGCGGCGATCCTGCGGACGCGGACGGCGCGAAATGAAGAGCGGGCAATGGCCGAACGCGCCTACGAGCTTTTAGACTTCGTTGGCCTAACGCACCGCGCGGGCGAGTTGGCCTGCAATCTGCCATATGGCGAGCAGCGCCTGTTGGAGATCGTCCGCGGTCTGGCGAGCCGCCCCAAGCTGATGATGTTGGATGAAGCTTCTGCCGGTATGAATGCGGTGGAGAAGGATCATTTGATCGCCATCATCCGTGCCATCAGCGCGCAGGGCATCACGATATTGATGATCGAACACGATATGAAGCTGGCCATGAGCCTTTCCGATCAGATTACCGTGCTGGATCACGGTGCGAAAATCGCCGAGGGCCTGCCGGGAGATATTCAAAAGAATCAGCTGGTGATCGAAGCGTATTTGGGCAAGGGAGGTGCGGAACGTGCAAAGCATGCTGAGCGTTGA
- a CDS encoding branched-chain amino acid ABC transporter permease, with product MNQIMKALSQTKVQRTIAILVVACVALYPVAFSGSIYMHLILCTLGIYVIVNTGFDILFGYSGQISLGQAGFYAIGAYFSAILSKAGLPVVLSMLLAATIAAVVGYVLAIPCSKLVHHFLAIVTIGFGEIVRLLALNGPTKLTGGANGIGAIPPVSLFGIKLTTNAMYLYFVLALALLFLIIKRRIVDSRVGRAMQAIKCNPDASEAFGMKLSRYKAMAFTIAAFYAGVGGALYAHLVRFVSPESFSADQSSMFLVMILVGGMGTFCGPIIGSLLIIVVTEFLQQFGTYQMLIYGALIIFVLFFMPNGIAGTLRNKYYHLLNKLPARGKENGQGAG from the coding sequence ATGAATCAGATAATGAAGGCCCTGTCCCAAACCAAGGTGCAGCGTACGATAGCAATCCTTGTGGTGGCGTGCGTTGCGCTGTACCCGGTGGCATTCAGCGGGTCGATCTATATGCACCTGATCCTTTGTACGCTGGGCATCTATGTGATCGTCAACACCGGCTTTGATATCCTCTTTGGCTATTCGGGGCAGATATCTCTCGGGCAGGCGGGCTTTTACGCGATCGGTGCGTATTTCAGCGCTATCCTAAGCAAGGCAGGACTGCCTGTGGTTCTATCCATGCTGCTGGCTGCCACCATCGCCGCTGTGGTCGGTTATGTGCTGGCAATTCCATGTTCTAAATTGGTGCACCATTTCCTTGCGATCGTTACGATCGGGTTTGGCGAGATCGTTCGCCTACTGGCGCTCAACGGACCTACAAAACTCACCGGCGGTGCAAACGGCATCGGCGCAATCCCGCCGGTCAGCCTGTTTGGCATCAAGCTGACGACCAACGCCATGTACCTGTATTTTGTGTTGGCCCTTGCGCTGCTGTTTCTCATCATCAAGCGCCGCATTGTCGATTCTCGTGTCGGACGCGCCATGCAGGCGATCAAGTGTAACCCGGATGCGAGCGAGGCGTTTGGCATGAAGCTGTCGCGCTATAAGGCGATGGCGTTCACCATCGCGGCGTTCTATGCGGGCGTCGGCGGCGCGCTATATGCACATCTGGTACGGTTCGTCAGCCCGGAATCCTTTTCGGCAGATCAGTCAAGCATGTTTTTGGTGATGATCTTAGTCGGCGGCATGGGCACATTCTGCGGACCGATCATCGGCTCGCTGCTGATTATCGTCGTTACCGAGTTTTTACAGCAGTTTGGCACCTATCAAATGCTAATTTACGGCGCGCTGATTATTTTTGTTCTGTTTTTCATGCCAAACGGTATTGCGGGCACGCTGCGGAATAAGTATTACCACCTACTGAACAAGCTGCCGGCGCGGGGCAAAGAGAACGGACAGGGGGCGGGCTGA
- a CDS encoding branched-chain amino acid ABC transporter permease → MFLQLLVGGVAVGCIYALIGLGYSLIYSASGLMSFVQGEIFMLGAYVAFTIYVGFGIPFLLAVIIAIGIMFAVGMLLERSMISPLLRRGSQQIHIVLATIGLSIFLKNFAMIIWGTDVKNFPSAFSEAPLSLGAVSITPQQIAIVAVTLACMVLLHLFMSKTRMGTSLRAAAQDPMAAGVVGINVPVTVGMAWALAAALSAVAGILLAPIYGVYPKMGAILSTKGFAAAVLGGYGNMYGAIIGGLIFGVVETMAAGYLSSSFKDIVSFGVLILVLFVMPHGILKVKADQ, encoded by the coding sequence ATGTTTTTGCAGTTACTTGTCGGCGGCGTCGCTGTTGGCTGCATCTATGCGCTGATCGGGTTGGGGTATAGCTTGATCTACAGCGCGTCGGGCCTCATGAGCTTTGTGCAGGGCGAAATTTTTATGCTGGGCGCATATGTCGCATTTACGATATACGTTGGCTTTGGTATTCCGTTCCTGCTGGCGGTGATCATCGCCATCGGTATTATGTTTGCAGTCGGTATGCTGCTCGAACGAAGCATGATCAGTCCGCTGCTGCGGCGCGGCAGCCAGCAGATCCATATCGTGCTGGCAACGATAGGCCTGTCGATCTTTTTGAAGAACTTTGCCATGATCATTTGGGGAACGGATGTAAAAAATTTTCCCTCTGCGTTCAGCGAAGCGCCGCTGAGTTTGGGGGCGGTGTCTATTACCCCGCAGCAGATCGCCATCGTTGCGGTGACGCTGGCTTGTATGGTGCTGCTGCATTTATTTATGAGCAAAACCCGAATGGGCACCAGCCTGCGCGCCGCCGCGCAGGATCCGATGGCCGCGGGCGTGGTGGGCATCAACGTGCCGGTGACCGTCGGCATGGCTTGGGCGCTGGCCGCGGCGCTATCGGCGGTGGCGGGCATTCTGCTCGCTCCGATCTACGGTGTATATCCCAAGATGGGCGCGATTCTATCGACCAAGGGCTTTGCAGCCGCGGTACTCGGCGGGTATGGCAATATGTACGGCGCGATCATCGGCGGTCTGATCTTTGGCGTGGTGGAAACAATGGCGGCGGGCTATCTGTCTTCTTCCTTCAAAGATATCGTTTCGTTCGGCGTGCTGATTCTTGTGCTTTTTGTAATGCCGCACGGCATTCTTAAGGTCAAAGCGGATCAATAG